In the genome of Triticum urartu cultivar G1812 chromosome 5, Tu2.1, whole genome shotgun sequence, one region contains:
- the LOC125556520 gene encoding probable 1-acylglycerol-3-phosphate O-acyltransferase: MANAEDAPTAVAGSCRWPSALRWIPTSADRIVAAEKRLLSLVKTGYVQEKVNIGFAPTGSKARWFRSSEEPRFINTVTFGSNKENAPTLVMVHGYGASHGLFFRNYDALASHFRVIAIDQLGWGGSSRPDFICKSTEETDAWFLDSFEEWRKAKNLNNFILLGHSLGGYVAAKYALQHPEHVQHLILVGPAGFSPEADDSAERLAKFRGTWKGMLVNHLWESNFTPSKILRGLGPWGPYFVRRYTTTRFGSYSNGELLTKHESILLTDYIYHTLVAKASGELCLNYTFSLGAFARKPLLQSASGWKVPTTFIYGQDDWMNYQGAQQARKDMPVPCEIIRVPHGGHLEFIENPSGFNSAVLYACRNFLSEDVGDDFSHPYGLIYA, translated from the exons ATGGCGAACGCGGAGGATGCGCCCACGGCCGTGGCGGGTTCTTGCAGGTGGCCGTCCGCGCTGCGCTGGATCCCCACCTCCGCCGACCGCATCGTCGCCGCCGAGAAGCGCCTCCTCTCCCTAGTCAA AACTGGGTATGTCCAAGAGAAAGTTAACATTGGCTTTGCTCCAACCGGGTCAAAAGCAAGATGGTTTAGATCAAGTGAAGAGCCAAGGTTCATCAACACGGTGACATTTGGTAGCAACAAGGAGAATGCTCCCACCCTTGTCATGGTCCATGGTTATGGTGCTTCACATGGGCTCTTCTTTCGAAACTACGATGCCCTCGCAAGCCATTTCCGGGTCATTGCCATTGATCAGCTTGG TTGGGGTGGATCAAGCAGACCTGACTTCATCTGTAAAAGTACCGAAG AAACGGATGCTTGGTTCCTAGATTCTTTTGAAGAATGGCGCAAAGCAAAGAACCTCAACAATTTTATATTGCTTGGACATTCTTTGGGAGGATATGTTGCTGCTAAGTATGCCTTACAG CACCCTGAACACGTGCAACACTTGATTTTGGTTGGTCCCGCTGGCTTTTCACCAGAAGCAGATGATAGCGCTGAGCGATTAGCCAAGTTTAGAGGAACATGGAAAGGCATGCTAGTGAACCATCTTTGGGAGTCCAATTTTACTCCTTCGAAAATTTTGAG AGGATTGGGTCCTTGGGGCCCATATTTTGTTCGAAGATATACCACAACTAGGTTTGGATCATATTCAAATGGTGAATTACTAACAAAACATGAATCTATCTTGCTGACAG ATTATATTTACCACACTTTAGTTGCCAAAGCCAGTGGAGAGTTGTGCTTAAATTATACTTTTTCTTTGGGGGCATTTGCAAGAAAACCTCTTCTGCAAAG CGCATCCGGTTGGAAAGTGCCGACTACTTTCATATATGGCCAGGATGATTGGATGAATTACCAAGGGGCGCAACAAGCACGCAAGGATATGCCAGTTCCTTGTGAAATCATCAgagtcccacat GGAGGTCATCTCGAGTTCATAGAAAACCCATCGGGGTTCAACTCGGCGGTCTTGTACGCATGCCGAAATTTCTTATCTGAAGATGTAGGGGACGACTTCTCTCATCCTTATGGCTTGATATATGCATAG
- the LOC125556521 gene encoding B-box zinc finger protein 32-like, which produces MCAGDGTRERCACALCGAAADVHCEADAAFLCAPCDAQVHGANFLASRHRRTRVSPTPKGVGVMSRTATTSSSCVSTADSATTAALHGRKTTPPPARRRAARGEAVLDGWARRMGLEAGAAHRCATAASRAIRAQVAAAMPHVPLRVAMAAALWSEVAAHGVHEPGEALRRLEACAHVPARLLVEVAPVSTMGNARGKKRTAAVDAAEDGWGECSIVSPHKTPSSPRHELLLFV; this is translated from the coding sequence ATGTGTGCCGGCGACGGCACCAGGGAGCGCTGCGCATGCGCGCtgtgcggcgcggcggcggacgtgCACTGCGAGGCGGACGCGGCGTTCCTCTGCGCGCCGTGTGACGCCCAGGTGCACGGCGCCAACTTCCTCGCGTCCCGCCACCGCCGCACGCGCGTCTCGCCGACGCCTAAGGGCGTGGGCGTCATGTCCAGGACTGCTACGACGTCGAGCTCCTGCGTGTCCACGGCTGACTCCGCGACGACGGCGGCGCTGCACGGCAGGAAGACGACGCCGCCGCCGGCTAGGAGGCGCGCCGCGCGGGGCGAGGCGGTGCTTGACGGCTGGGCCAGGCGGATGGGCCTCGAGGCGGGGGCGGCGCACCGGTGTGCAACCGCTGCCAGCCGCGCGATCCGGGCCCAGGTAGCCGCGGCCATGCCACACGTGCCGCTGCGTGTCGCGATGGCTGCGGCGCTGTGGTCGGAGGTGGCGGCTCATGGCGTCCACGAGCCCGGCGAAGCGCTCCGGCGCCTGGAGGCCTGCGCGCACGTGCCGGCGAGGCTCCTCGTGGAGGTGGCTCCGGTGTCGACGATGGGGAACGCGCGCGGGAAGAAGAGGACGGCCGCAGTGGACGCCGCCGAGGACGGCTGGGGCGAGTGCTCGATCGTGAGCCCACACAAAACACCATCTTCTCCAAGACACGAGCTTCTCTTGTTCGTTTAG